The Desulfuromonas versatilis genome has a segment encoding these proteins:
- a CDS encoding helix-turn-helix domain-containing protein: MRYMVPVFDSGQTRDLMQTPDDVAVMLRLHELGWGAKRIARELGVSKNTVKNYLRQGDWNAYRTPVRSKTLDGLEDWLEKSFVQHGGNADVVRQDLARLHGIEVSLRTVERAVQPFRQQLAAAAKATVRFGAIGVGPTQSVDIPYISRENHPFSGAIGRFLGTKSGP, encoded by the coding sequence ATGAGATACATGGTCCCCGTTTTTGATTCTGGACAGACGAGGGACCTCATGCAGACACCTGATGACGTGGCCGTGATGTTGCGGCTGCATGAACTTGGCTGGGGGGCCAAGAGAATCGCCCGGGAACTGGGCGTCAGCAAGAACACCGTCAAGAATTACCTGCGACAGGGCGACTGGAACGCCTATCGCACACCCGTCAGGAGCAAAACCCTCGATGGTCTGGAGGACTGGCTGGAGAAGAGCTTTGTCCAGCACGGGGGCAATGCCGACGTGGTCCGTCAGGACCTTGCCCGTCTCCATGGCATTGAGGTCTCCCTGCGCACCGTAGAGCGCGCCGTTCAGCCCTTTCGCCAGCAGCTCGCCGCAGCGGCCAAGGCCACGGTGCGCTTCGGGGCTATCGGGGTCGGACCAACTCAAAGTGTTGATATTCCATATATTTCCAGAGAAAATCACCCCTTTTCAGGAGCTATAGGCCGATTTTTGGGGACAAAATCGGGCCCATAG